A part of Synechococcus sp. KORDI-49 genomic DNA contains:
- the gcvH gene encoding glycine cleavage system protein GcvH has translation MAFAFPESFRFADSHEYANADGELVRVGISAFAVDQLGDIVFVDLPDVGASLSKGDSFGSVESVKAVEDMYAPIDGEVVQRNEAVLASPEELQNDPHGEGWLLVIRPGNASQMESLLDAAAYSAKVNAS, from the coding sequence ATGGCGTTTGCGTTTCCCGAATCCTTCCGCTTCGCCGACAGCCACGAATACGCGAATGCCGACGGCGAGCTGGTGCGAGTCGGCATCAGCGCTTTTGCAGTGGATCAGCTGGGGGACATCGTCTTCGTTGATCTTCCTGATGTCGGCGCCAGTCTCAGCAAAGGCGACAGCTTCGGTTCGGTGGAATCCGTCAAGGCCGTGGAGGACATGTACGCCCCGATCGACGGCGAGGTGGTGCAACGCAACGAGGCTGTGCTCGCGAGCCCAGAGGAACTTCAGAACGATCCACACGGGGAAGGCTGGCTGCTGGTGATACGGCCCGGCAACGCATCCCAAATGGAGTCCCTGCTTGATGCGGCGGCCTACAGCGCCAAGGTGAACGCCAGCTGA
- a CDS encoding rubrerythrin family protein: MDLTKPSTQANLDAAFGGESMANRKYLFFADVAKQLGHNELAKLFRETAAQETEHAFAHFRLLHPELAVKDPAGLNESEKQAILSRCLELAIEGETYEFTTMYPEFAAQARSDRDGGAEAEFNEQIDESKEHAGIFRTAAKNFGLLAPIEQHHAERYGVALQALQGNGAAGESENPVAGKWICKVCSMIYDPAEGDPDSGLAPGTPFEAIPDDWQCPICGARKASFVPYREAELKAA; encoded by the coding sequence ATGGATCTCACCAAACCCTCCACCCAGGCCAATCTCGATGCCGCCTTCGGCGGAGAAAGCATGGCCAACCGCAAATACCTTTTCTTTGCGGACGTCGCCAAACAACTCGGCCACAACGAGCTGGCGAAATTGTTCCGGGAGACCGCTGCGCAGGAAACCGAGCATGCCTTCGCCCATTTCCGCCTTCTGCACCCGGAGCTGGCGGTGAAGGACCCGGCAGGCCTCAACGAAAGCGAGAAACAGGCGATCCTCAGCCGCTGCCTCGAGCTGGCCATCGAAGGGGAAACCTACGAATTCACCACCATGTATCCGGAGTTCGCGGCCCAGGCTCGCAGCGACAGGGATGGGGGTGCCGAAGCGGAATTCAACGAGCAGATCGATGAATCCAAAGAGCACGCCGGCATCTTCCGCACCGCCGCCAAGAACTTCGGTCTGCTGGCCCCGATCGAGCAGCACCATGCCGAACGCTACGGCGTGGCCCTGCAAGCACTTCAGGGCAACGGTGCCGCCGGAGAAAGCGAGAACCCTGTCGCCGGCAAGTGGATCTGCAAGGTCTGCTCGATGATCTACGACCCGGCGGAAGGCGATCCCGATTCCGGTCTTGCCCCGGGAACGCCCTTCGAAGCGATTCCCGACGACTGGCAGTGCCCGATCTGTGGAGCACGCAAAGCCAGCTTCGTGCCTTACCGCGAAGCCGAACTGAAAGCAGCCTGA
- a CDS encoding NADPH-dependent FMN reductase — MKNTARTDLLVISASNGENLKLAERFAQQARALGQTAEVLDLTEIDLPLFTPRSQAQGMPRAVEPVQQQLMTATRWVICAPEYNGSIPPSLSNAIAWLSVTGEDFRALFNGRPIAMATFSGGGGMELLLSLRIQLTHLGAQVVGRQLLSNNARPAKDDTINDLLQRLLQMSPLVL, encoded by the coding sequence ATGAAAAACACAGCACGCACGGATCTGCTGGTGATCTCCGCCAGCAATGGGGAAAACCTGAAACTGGCTGAGCGATTTGCCCAGCAGGCCCGAGCCCTTGGTCAGACCGCTGAGGTGCTCGACTTAACGGAGATCGATCTGCCGCTGTTCACCCCCCGCTCCCAGGCCCAGGGAATGCCGCGAGCGGTGGAACCGGTTCAGCAGCAGCTGATGACAGCCACTCGCTGGGTGATCTGCGCTCCGGAATACAACGGCTCGATCCCACCATCACTCTCCAATGCCATCGCCTGGCTGTCGGTGACCGGGGAGGACTTCCGAGCGCTTTTCAATGGCCGGCCCATCGCCATGGCCACCTTCTCCGGAGGTGGCGGCATGGAACTGCTCCTGTCCTTACGCATCCAGCTCACCCACCTCGGCGCTCAGGTGGTTGGACGTCAACTGCTGAGCAATAACGCCAGACCCGCCAAGGACGACACCATCAACGACCTGCTGCAGCGGCTACTGCAGATGAGCCCACTAGTGCTCTGA
- a CDS encoding pirin-like bicupin family protein yields the protein MQPAETTQAPTVIFRPAAQRFHSRLDWLDSRHSFSFAGHVDPDWMGFGPLRVINDDTIAAGRGFGMHPHRDMEIITVMVDGELSHKDSMGHSAVIHAGEVQRMSAGTGITHSEMNNSTESCRLLQIWIEPEERGIPTDYEQKSFPIDTQWTPLISPQSNNGAMRIARSVHLWRARPAQTSQLTLPSTGGPLLWLQVISGTVNLNGSDAVPERLQQGDGLGFHRMDAVIDDLSAADAEADILLFALP from the coding sequence ATGCAACCGGCTGAGACAACGCAAGCTCCAACCGTCATCTTCCGCCCGGCAGCTCAGCGTTTTCACAGCCGATTGGATTGGCTCGACTCCCGGCACAGTTTTTCATTCGCCGGCCATGTCGACCCCGACTGGATGGGTTTCGGCCCCCTCCGGGTGATCAATGACGACACCATCGCGGCAGGCAGAGGCTTCGGCATGCACCCGCATCGGGACATGGAGATCATCACGGTGATGGTGGACGGTGAACTCAGCCACAAGGACTCCATGGGGCACAGCGCCGTGATCCATGCCGGAGAGGTGCAGAGGATGTCGGCCGGCACCGGCATCACCCACAGCGAGATGAACAACAGCACGGAATCCTGCCGGCTTCTTCAGATCTGGATCGAACCTGAGGAGCGTGGCATTCCCACCGACTACGAGCAGAAATCCTTCCCGATCGATACCCAATGGACACCGCTGATCTCTCCTCAGAGCAACAACGGTGCCATGCGGATTGCCCGAAGCGTGCATCTCTGGCGTGCCAGACCGGCACAGACGAGCCAACTGACGCTCCCCTCGACCGGCGGGCCGCTGCTCTGGCTTCAGGTCATCAGTGGCACGGTGAATCTCAACGGCAGCGACGCTGTTCCGGAGCGCTTGCAGCAAGGCGATGGGCTGGGCTTCCACCGAATGGATGCTGTCATCGATGATCTGAGCGCCGCCGATGCGGAAGCTGACATCCTGCTGTTCGCTCTGCCATGA
- the gcvP gene encoding aminomethyl-transferring glycine dehydrogenase: MVSPFLERHLGPGNAEQRSMLKTLGYSDMAAFIADVVPSDILDEHPPSEAMPEGCSESEALEDLRRIVADNTVRRSLIGLGYHGTATPALIQRHVFENPAWYTAYTPYQAEIAQGRLEALLNFQTLISELTGLPIANASLLDEATAAAEAMGLSHAVCRRAEARRFLVDAAVLPQTWAVLQTRAEPLNIELERLDPGDFVLDATVFGVLLQLPGKEGQVWDPTALIERAHEAGALVTVAIDPLAQTLIAPVASFGADIAVGSAQRFGVPMGFGGPHAAFFATRDAYKRQIPGRLVGQSRDAQGQPALRLALQTREQHIRRDKATSNICTAQVLLAVMASFYAVHHGPDGLTAIAQRIVRLRRRLEAALVALGYPVAPGERFDTVVIRCSDAAAVHRAAAEAEINLRVVPEGAAPDQAEGFGITLDELSNESELKRLVLLLAAAAQRQTPPITEVVSGSLDGVPGREEPWLTQAVFHCHRSETELLRYIQRLVSRDLSLVHGMIPLGSCTMKLNAAAELLPVSWPAFASLHPFAPEDQARGYRHMADDLERWLAALTGFSAVSLQPNAGSQGEYAGLLVIRAWHHSRGDSHRDICLIPTSAHGTNPASAVMAGLKVVPVACDDEGNVDLDDLAARAEEFSDRLAALMVTYPSTHGVFEPGIRQICSVVHRHGGQVYLDGANLNAQVGLCRPGAFGADVCHLNLHKTFCIPHGGGGPGVGPIGVAEHLAPFLPGHPLQSDQPTAIGPVSAAPLGSASILPISWMYLRMMGAEALRQASAVALLSANYLAHRLDPHYPVLFRGTTGCVAHECILDLRPLKRDAGVDVDDIAKRLMDYGFHAPTVSWPVAGTVMVEPTESESLEELDRFADALIAIREEVRDIESGRMDPVNNPLKRAPHTMAVVTADVWDRPYSRATAAFPLADQPMNKLWPAVGRIDNAFGDRNLICTCPSVEDLAEQPVAA, from the coding sequence TTGGTCTCCCCCTTCCTCGAGCGGCATCTCGGCCCGGGCAACGCCGAGCAGCGGTCCATGCTGAAGACCCTCGGCTACAGCGACATGGCGGCCTTCATCGCCGATGTCGTGCCATCGGACATCCTCGATGAGCACCCTCCTTCGGAGGCCATGCCGGAGGGCTGCAGCGAATCGGAGGCCCTGGAAGATCTGCGCCGCATCGTTGCCGACAACACGGTTCGCCGCTCCCTGATCGGCCTGGGTTACCACGGCACAGCAACGCCGGCACTGATCCAGCGTCACGTCTTTGAAAATCCCGCCTGGTACACCGCTTACACGCCCTATCAGGCTGAGATCGCCCAGGGTCGCCTGGAAGCGCTTCTCAACTTCCAGACCCTGATCAGCGAGCTGACCGGTCTTCCGATCGCCAATGCATCTCTTCTGGACGAGGCCACGGCAGCTGCTGAGGCGATGGGGCTGAGTCATGCCGTCTGTCGTCGTGCTGAGGCCCGTCGCTTCCTGGTGGATGCCGCCGTCCTGCCACAGACCTGGGCTGTGCTGCAGACCCGCGCCGAGCCTTTGAACATCGAGCTGGAGCGGTTGGATCCCGGCGATTTCGTGCTCGATGCCACGGTGTTCGGCGTACTGCTGCAGCTGCCCGGCAAGGAGGGCCAGGTCTGGGACCCCACTGCTCTGATCGAGCGGGCTCATGAAGCCGGGGCTCTGGTGACCGTGGCCATCGATCCCCTGGCTCAGACCCTGATCGCGCCGGTGGCCTCCTTCGGTGCTGACATTGCCGTCGGCAGCGCCCAGCGCTTCGGCGTGCCGATGGGTTTCGGCGGACCTCACGCCGCTTTCTTCGCCACCAGGGATGCCTACAAGCGCCAGATTCCCGGCCGACTGGTGGGCCAGTCCAGGGATGCCCAGGGCCAGCCAGCTCTGCGCCTGGCTCTTCAGACCCGTGAGCAGCACATCCGACGCGACAAGGCCACCAGCAACATCTGCACGGCGCAGGTGCTGCTGGCAGTGATGGCTTCCTTCTATGCGGTTCACCATGGGCCGGACGGATTGACCGCCATCGCACAGCGGATCGTGCGCCTGCGACGTCGACTGGAGGCTGCTCTGGTGGCCCTGGGTTACCCGGTTGCTCCTGGAGAGCGGTTCGACACCGTGGTGATCCGTTGCAGCGATGCCGCTGCCGTGCATCGAGCGGCAGCCGAGGCGGAGATCAACCTGCGGGTGGTGCCTGAGGGGGCTGCGCCTGATCAGGCGGAAGGCTTCGGCATCACCTTGGATGAACTCAGCAACGAGTCGGAACTGAAGCGGCTGGTGCTGCTCCTGGCTGCTGCTGCTCAGCGACAGACGCCTCCGATCACCGAAGTTGTCTCCGGTTCCCTCGACGGCGTGCCCGGTCGCGAGGAGCCCTGGCTGACGCAAGCGGTGTTCCATTGCCATCGCAGTGAAACCGAGTTGCTGCGGTACATCCAGCGCCTGGTGAGCCGCGATCTCTCCCTGGTGCACGGCATGATCCCGTTGGGCAGCTGCACGATGAAGCTCAATGCCGCCGCCGAGCTGCTGCCGGTGAGCTGGCCTGCCTTCGCGTCGCTGCATCCCTTCGCCCCTGAGGATCAGGCCCGTGGCTACCGCCACATGGCGGATGATCTGGAGCGCTGGCTTGCTGCTCTCACAGGTTTCTCAGCGGTCTCCCTTCAGCCCAATGCCGGCTCGCAGGGGGAGTACGCCGGCTTGCTGGTGATCCGGGCCTGGCATCACTCGCGGGGGGACAGCCATCGGGACATCTGTCTGATCCCCACCAGTGCCCATGGCACCAACCCAGCCAGCGCCGTGATGGCGGGCCTGAAGGTGGTGCCTGTGGCCTGCGATGACGAGGGGAACGTCGATCTGGATGATCTGGCGGCCCGGGCTGAGGAGTTCAGCGACCGTCTCGCCGCTCTCATGGTGACCTACCCCTCCACGCACGGTGTCTTCGAGCCAGGGATCCGTCAGATCTGTTCGGTGGTGCATCGCCACGGCGGGCAGGTCTACCTCGATGGAGCCAATCTCAATGCCCAGGTCGGTCTCTGTCGGCCGGGAGCTTTCGGGGCTGACGTCTGCCACCTCAATCTGCACAAGACCTTCTGCATACCCCATGGCGGTGGTGGTCCGGGTGTCGGCCCCATCGGAGTGGCGGAGCATCTGGCCCCGTTCCTGCCCGGTCATCCTCTCCAGTCAGACCAGCCCACCGCGATCGGGCCGGTGTCAGCTGCCCCTCTCGGTAGCGCCAGCATCCTGCCGATCAGTTGGATGTACCTGCGCATGATGGGGGCGGAGGCTCTGCGCCAGGCCAGTGCGGTCGCGCTGCTGTCAGCGAACTATCTCGCTCATCGGCTGGACCCCCACTACCCGGTGTTGTTCCGGGGGACCACCGGCTGCGTCGCTCACGAATGCATTCTCGACCTGCGACCGCTCAAGCGGGATGCGGGTGTTGATGTCGATGACATCGCCAAGCGCTTGATGGACTACGGCTTTCATGCGCCGACGGTGAGCTGGCCTGTGGCGGGCACCGTGATGGTGGAACCCACCGAGAGCGAGAGTCTTGAAGAACTGGACCGCTTCGCTGACGCGTTGATCGCGATCCGTGAGGAGGTTCGGGACATCGAATCCGGTCGGATGGATCCGGTGAACAATCCCCTGAAGCGGGCTCCCCACACCATGGCCGTGGTCACAGCTGATGTCTGGGATCGTCCCTACAGCCGCGCCACCGCCGCTTTCCCTTTGGCTGATCAGCCGATGAACAAGCTGTGGCCTGCGGTCGGACGCATCGACAACGCCTTCGGTGATCGGAATCTCATCTGCACCTGCCCGTCGGTGGAGGACCTGGCTGAGCAACCCGTTGCCGCCTGA